In Curtobacterium sp. MCPF17_002, one genomic interval encodes:
- a CDS encoding YggS family pyridoxal phosphate-dependent enzyme produces the protein MEARLASVRSGISDAARAAGRSVDELTLVVVTKYHPAALVRELAALGVTDVGENRHQEAQAKAAELADLALTWHFVGQLQSKKARQVRRYAHVVQSLDRESVVDAFAPTEAEPEPPVIDGFVQVNLTDDPGRGGVQPDAVEAMAERALATGTIRLRGVMAVAPLDEEPRAAFARLRSISALVVSLAPDATDISAGMSGDYADAVLEGATHLRIGTAITGNRPVAP, from the coding sequence CTGGAGGCGCGTCTCGCGTCCGTCAGGTCCGGCATCTCCGACGCGGCGCGAGCCGCAGGGCGGTCGGTCGACGAGCTGACGCTCGTCGTCGTGACGAAGTACCACCCGGCCGCGCTGGTGCGGGAACTCGCCGCGCTCGGCGTCACCGACGTGGGGGAGAACCGTCACCAGGAGGCGCAGGCGAAGGCCGCGGAACTCGCCGACCTGGCGCTGACGTGGCACTTCGTCGGGCAGCTGCAGTCGAAGAAGGCCCGGCAGGTGCGCCGGTACGCGCACGTCGTGCAGTCGCTCGACCGCGAGTCCGTCGTCGATGCGTTCGCGCCGACGGAGGCCGAGCCGGAGCCGCCGGTGATCGACGGCTTCGTGCAGGTCAACCTCACCGACGACCCCGGTCGCGGGGGCGTGCAGCCCGACGCCGTCGAGGCCATGGCCGAACGCGCCCTGGCCACGGGGACGATCCGCCTGCGGGGTGTGATGGCCGTCGCGCCGCTCGACGAGGAACCCCGCGCCGCGTTCGCCCGGCTGCGGTCGATCTCGGCGCTCGTGGTCTCCCTCGCGCCGGACGCGACGGACATCTCGGCGGGCATGAGCGGCGACTACGCCGACGCCGTGCTCGAGGGCGCGACACACCTGCGGATCGGGACCGCAATCACGGGAAACCGGCCGGTCGCGCCCTAG
- the ftsZ gene encoding cell division protein FtsZ codes for MTTNHNYLAVIKVVGVGGGGVNAVNRMIELGLRGVEFIAINTDAQALLLSDADVKLDVGREITRGLGAGADPEVGRRAAEDHAEEIEEALAGADMVFVTAGEGGGTGTGGAPVVARIAKSIGALTIGVVTKPFSFEGKRRQSQAENGVAGLKDEVDTLIVVPNDRLLEISDRGISMVEAFATADQVLLAGVQGITDLITTPGLINLDFADVKSVMQGAGSALMGIGSSRGADRAIKAAELAVASPLLEASIDGAHGVLLSIQGGSNLGIFEINDAARLVQEAVHPEANIIFGAVIDDTLGDEVRVTVIAAGFDGGEPQQQQKERRSSYVDPDAGATVPVSSAGGTGAIEDSSSSAPSWASQEHAAPAQRAADPAFDDDDDELDVPDFLK; via the coding sequence GTGACCACGAACCACAACTACCTCGCCGTCATCAAGGTCGTCGGTGTCGGCGGCGGCGGCGTGAACGCCGTGAACCGCATGATCGAGCTCGGCCTCCGCGGCGTCGAGTTCATCGCCATCAACACCGACGCACAGGCACTGCTGCTGAGCGACGCCGACGTCAAGCTCGACGTGGGCCGTGAGATCACCCGTGGTCTCGGCGCCGGCGCGGACCCCGAGGTCGGCCGTCGTGCCGCCGAGGACCACGCGGAGGAGATCGAGGAAGCGCTCGCGGGCGCCGACATGGTCTTCGTCACCGCGGGTGAGGGCGGTGGGACCGGTACGGGTGGTGCTCCCGTGGTCGCCCGGATCGCGAAGTCGATCGGTGCGCTCACCATCGGCGTCGTCACGAAGCCGTTCAGCTTCGAGGGCAAGCGCCGCCAGTCCCAGGCCGAGAACGGCGTCGCCGGGCTCAAGGACGAGGTCGACACGCTCATCGTCGTGCCGAACGACCGCCTCCTCGAGATCAGCGACCGCGGCATCTCCATGGTCGAGGCCTTCGCGACCGCCGACCAGGTCCTCCTCGCCGGCGTGCAGGGCATCACCGACCTCATCACGACCCCGGGTCTCATCAACCTCGACTTCGCCGACGTCAAGTCGGTCATGCAGGGCGCCGGTTCGGCGCTCATGGGCATCGGCTCCTCGCGGGGTGCCGACCGCGCGATCAAGGCGGCCGAGCTCGCCGTCGCGTCCCCGCTGCTCGAGGCCTCGATCGACGGTGCGCACGGCGTGCTGCTCTCGATCCAGGGTGGGTCGAACCTCGGCATCTTCGAGATCAACGACGCCGCCCGGCTCGTGCAGGAAGCCGTCCACCCCGAGGCGAACATCATCTTCGGTGCGGTCATCGACGACACCCTCGGCGACGAGGTCCGCGTGACCGTCATCGCCGCCGGGTTCGACGGCGGCGAGCCGCAGCAGCAGCAGAAGGAGCGTCGCTCGAGCTACGTCGACCCCGACGCCGGGGCGACCGTCCCGGTCTCGAGCGCCGGCGGCACGGGCGCGATCGAGGACTCCTCCTCGTCCGCCCCGTCGTGGGCGTCGCAGGAGCACGCGGCGCCGGCGCAGCGCGCCGCCGACCCGGCCTTCGACGACGATGACGACGAGCTCGACGTCCCCGACTTCCTGAAGTAA
- a CDS encoding DivIVA domain-containing protein encodes MALTPEDVVNKRFQPTKFREGYDQDEVDDFLDEVVVELRRLTAENDELRQRLQAAESAPKPAQDEQSAPTPEPEPEPAPVAAAPEPAPVAAAAPVSTVSADEDTEGTTNLLTLARRLHEEHVREGVEKRDALIAEGTAQAARLVSEAEAKQRQIIADTENTNRQRVAVLEQEQRQLEGKIDELRTFERDYRAQLKSYIQGQLAELDGSGPEQSGLTPAPASAQGFGN; translated from the coding sequence ATGGCTTTGACGCCGGAAGACGTAGTCAACAAGCGGTTCCAGCCGACGAAGTTCCGCGAGGGCTACGACCAGGACGAGGTCGATGACTTCCTCGACGAGGTCGTGGTCGAGCTGCGCCGCCTGACGGCCGAGAACGACGAGCTCCGTCAGCGCCTGCAGGCAGCCGAATCGGCTCCGAAGCCGGCGCAGGACGAGCAGTCGGCTCCGACCCCCGAGCCCGAGCCGGAGCCCGCCCCCGTGGCCGCCGCGCCGGAGCCCGCTCCGGTCGCCGCCGCAGCGCCGGTCTCGACGGTCAGCGCCGACGAGGACACCGAGGGCACCACGAACCTCCTCACGCTCGCTCGTCGTCTCCACGAGGAGCACGTGCGTGAAGGCGTCGAGAAGCGCGACGCGCTCATCGCCGAGGGCACCGCACAGGCCGCCCGCCTCGTCTCCGAGGCCGAGGCCAAGCAGCGCCAGATCATCGCCGACACCGAGAACACCAACCGTCAGCGTGTCGCGGTGCTCGAGCAGGAGCAGCGTCAGCTCGAGGGCAAGATCGACGAGCTCCGCACCTTCGAGCGCGACTACCGTGCGCAGCTCAAGAGCTACATCCAGGGGCAGCTCGCGGAGCTGGACGGCTCGGGCCCCGAGCAGTCCGGTCTCACCCCCGCGCCGGCATCGGCGCAGGGCTTCGGCAACTGA
- the murC gene encoding UDP-N-acetylmuramate--L-alanine ligase codes for MTIKPDLTKPIPDDLGTVHFVGIGGSGMSGIARLFLAAGHSVTGSDSRETATTGTMRELGAEVHIGHDAANVGDADTIVVTSALWPDNPELVEAERRGLPVLHRSQALAALIAEHRLVAVAGAHGKTTSTGMIVTAMVELGLDPSFVNGGVIQSLGTSSAPGTSDLFVVEADESDGSFLLYDVAVALVTNVDADHLDHYGSEEAFTEAFVEFAAKASERVVISSDDAGAKAVTAGLRQRPDAPEIVTFGEAVDADVRIEGVIESAGVEVDFRAGGEAYHLTLRVPGRHNAINAVGAFAVLTGLGVAPADAIRGIEAFGGTQRRFELHGVERGVSVYDDYAHHPTEVAAALRAARNVVGDGRIIAIHQPHLYSRTRLMAGDFAKVYEELADHTVVLDVYGAREDPEPGVTGALVQERFADQSRVEFLPDWDEASARAAAEARDGDIIMTLSCGDVYRIIPQVLSALQDDSARHDDGVLSR; via the coding sequence ATGACCATCAAGCCGGACCTCACCAAGCCGATCCCGGACGACCTCGGCACGGTGCACTTCGTCGGCATCGGCGGCTCCGGCATGAGCGGCATCGCCCGGCTCTTCCTCGCCGCCGGCCACAGCGTCACGGGCAGCGACTCCCGCGAGACCGCGACGACCGGCACGATGCGCGAGCTCGGCGCCGAGGTGCACATCGGCCACGACGCCGCGAACGTCGGCGACGCCGACACCATCGTCGTGACGAGCGCCCTCTGGCCGGACAACCCCGAACTCGTCGAGGCCGAGCGCCGCGGCCTGCCGGTGCTGCACCGGTCGCAGGCCCTCGCCGCCCTCATCGCCGAGCACCGCCTGGTCGCGGTCGCCGGTGCGCACGGCAAGACCACGTCGACCGGCATGATCGTCACCGCGATGGTCGAGCTCGGTCTCGACCCGAGCTTCGTCAACGGCGGTGTGATCCAGTCGCTCGGCACGAGTTCGGCACCGGGGACGAGCGACCTGTTCGTGGTCGAGGCCGACGAGTCCGACGGCTCGTTCCTGCTGTACGACGTCGCGGTGGCGCTCGTCACGAACGTCGACGCCGACCACCTGGACCACTACGGCAGCGAGGAGGCCTTCACCGAGGCCTTCGTCGAGTTCGCCGCGAAGGCCTCCGAGCGCGTCGTGATCTCGAGCGACGACGCCGGCGCGAAGGCGGTCACGGCCGGCCTCCGGCAGCGCCCGGACGCTCCCGAGATCGTCACCTTCGGCGAGGCCGTCGACGCGGACGTCCGGATCGAGGGCGTCATCGAGTCCGCCGGCGTCGAGGTCGACTTCCGCGCAGGCGGCGAGGCGTACCACCTGACCCTCCGCGTGCCCGGCCGGCACAACGCGATCAACGCCGTCGGGGCCTTCGCGGTCCTCACCGGTCTCGGTGTCGCCCCGGCGGACGCCATCCGCGGCATCGAGGCGTTCGGCGGCACCCAGCGCCGCTTCGAACTGCACGGCGTCGAGCGCGGCGTGTCCGTGTACGACGACTACGCCCACCACCCGACCGAGGTCGCCGCGGCGCTCCGGGCCGCGCGGAACGTCGTCGGCGACGGCCGGATCATCGCGATCCACCAGCCGCACCTGTACTCCCGCACCCGCCTGATGGCCGGCGACTTCGCGAAGGTCTACGAGGAACTCGCCGACCACACCGTCGTCCTCGACGTGTACGGCGCCCGCGAGGACCCGGAGCCCGGTGTCACCGGCGCGCTGGTGCAGGAGCGGTTCGCGGACCAGTCGCGCGTCGAGTTCCTGCCCGACTGGGACGAGGCCTCCGCCCGCGCCGCCGCCGAGGCGCGCGACGGCGACATCATCATGACCCTGAGCTGCGGCGACGTGTACCGCATCATCCCGCAGGTGCTCAGCGCGCTCCAGGACGACAGCGCCCGCCACGACGACGGGGTGCTGTCCCGGTGA
- a CDS encoding RluA family pseudouridine synthase, with protein sequence MSEQRSLPVPDGLAGERVDAAIAKLLGFSRSFASDVVAAGGVRVDGAVVDKSDRLHVDSWLEVEWTPKEAPRIIPVEVPGMTVVHDDDDIIVVDKPIGVAAHPSPGWDGPTVPGGLAAAGFTIATSGAAERAGIVHRLDVGTSGLMVVAKTELAYTHLKRAFKERTVEKVYHALAQGHPDPTSGTVDAPIGRHPSSDWKFAVTADGKPSVTHYATLEAFRSATLLEVHLETGRTHQIRVHMAATRHPLVGDTMYGADPVLANELGLTRQWLDAVRLGFEHPRTGQWVQYEASYPEDLQLALDRIRAA encoded by the coding sequence GTGAGCGAGCAGCGCAGTCTGCCCGTCCCCGACGGGCTCGCCGGCGAGCGTGTCGACGCCGCCATCGCCAAGCTCCTCGGGTTCAGCCGCTCCTTCGCCTCCGACGTCGTCGCTGCCGGTGGCGTCCGCGTCGACGGTGCCGTCGTCGACAAGTCCGACCGGCTGCACGTCGACTCGTGGCTCGAGGTCGAGTGGACCCCGAAGGAAGCCCCGCGGATCATCCCGGTCGAGGTGCCCGGCATGACGGTCGTGCACGACGACGACGACATCATCGTGGTCGACAAGCCGATCGGCGTCGCAGCACACCCCTCGCCCGGCTGGGACGGCCCCACCGTGCCCGGCGGGCTGGCCGCTGCCGGGTTCACCATCGCGACCTCTGGTGCCGCCGAGCGCGCGGGCATCGTGCACCGCCTCGACGTCGGCACCTCGGGCCTGATGGTCGTCGCGAAGACCGAGCTCGCGTACACACACCTCAAGCGCGCCTTCAAGGAGCGCACGGTCGAGAAGGTCTACCACGCACTCGCGCAGGGGCACCCCGACCCGACCTCGGGCACGGTCGACGCCCCGATCGGCCGACACCCGTCGAGTGACTGGAAGTTCGCGGTCACCGCGGACGGCAAGCCGAGCGTCACGCACTACGCCACGCTCGAGGCGTTCCGGTCCGCGACGCTGCTCGAGGTCCACCTCGAGACCGGCCGGACGCACCAGATCCGGGTGCACATGGCGGCGACGCGGCACCCGCTCGTCGGCGACACGATGTACGGCGCCGACCCGGTACTGGCGAACGAGCTCGGGCTGACACGCCAGTGGCTCGACGCCGTCCGGCTCGGGTTCGAGCACCCGCGGACGGGGCAGTGGGTGCAGTACGAGGCCTCGTACCCCGAGGACCTGCAGCTCGCGCTCGACCGCATCCGCGCCGCGTAG
- a CDS encoding YggT family protein — protein MVSAIFTILYFLLLLYFFVMWGRFALDIVQAYNRSWRPRGGLLVLSEVVYTLTDPPIRTVRKALPPLRMGPVALDFGWTIVMLVVIIAMTIARALI, from the coding sequence ATCGTGTCCGCGATCTTCACGATCCTGTACTTCCTCCTCCTGCTCTACTTCTTCGTGATGTGGGGACGGTTCGCGCTCGACATCGTGCAGGCGTACAACCGCTCCTGGCGTCCCCGCGGGGGACTCCTCGTGCTCTCCGAGGTCGTCTACACCCTGACCGATCCGCCGATCCGCACCGTTCGCAAGGCGCTCCCGCCGCTGCGGATGGGACCGGTGGCGCTCGACTTCGGGTGGACGATCGTCATGCTCGTCGTCATCATCGCGATGACGATCGCCCGCGCGCTCATCTGA
- the murG gene encoding undecaprenyldiphospho-muramoylpentapeptide beta-N-acetylglucosaminyltransferase produces the protein MSKYLFAGGGTAGHVNPLLAVADRLTEREPDARVLVLGTAEGLESRLVPMRGYELLTIPRLPFPRKPNAAALRFPGAFWRAVKRTEELIREHDIEVVLGVGGYAAAPAYIAARRTRTPIVVHEQNAKPGLANRLAAFLTDHVGVTFSNTRLRHGRVVGMPLRREIESLDRRASRAEGLAEFGLDPSRPVLLVTGGSSGARSINRTVNKSAATIVGAGWQVLHVVGAKSDIGPSDLDGYHVLPYCDRMDLAYAASDFVVSRAGAGMVCELTAVGLPSVLVPYPVGNGEQRHNAKDVVGAGGAVLVADEEFDQDWVTFQLLSILQDRARIADMTVRAGSVGHRDGADRMTDLVLDAAKNSTANSTGNSTTEEP, from the coding sequence GTGAGCAAGTACCTCTTCGCCGGCGGCGGCACCGCCGGACACGTCAACCCGCTGCTCGCGGTCGCCGACCGGCTGACCGAGCGCGAGCCGGACGCCCGGGTCCTCGTGCTCGGCACCGCGGAGGGCCTCGAGTCTCGTCTCGTCCCGATGCGCGGCTACGAGCTGCTCACGATCCCGCGCCTGCCGTTCCCGCGGAAGCCGAACGCGGCCGCCCTGCGCTTCCCCGGCGCGTTCTGGCGTGCCGTCAAGCGCACCGAGGAGCTCATCCGCGAGCACGACATCGAGGTGGTCCTCGGCGTCGGCGGCTACGCGGCCGCCCCGGCGTACATCGCCGCCCGTCGCACCCGGACGCCGATCGTCGTGCACGAGCAGAACGCCAAGCCCGGGCTCGCGAACCGCCTCGCCGCGTTCCTCACCGACCACGTCGGCGTCACGTTCTCGAACACGCGCCTGCGCCACGGCCGCGTCGTCGGCATGCCGCTCCGCCGCGAGATCGAGTCGCTCGACCGCCGCGCGAGCCGCGCCGAGGGACTGGCCGAGTTCGGTCTCGACCCGAGCCGTCCGGTGCTGCTCGTCACGGGCGGGTCCTCCGGCGCGCGGAGCATCAACCGGACCGTGAACAAGTCGGCCGCGACGATCGTCGGCGCCGGCTGGCAGGTCCTGCACGTCGTCGGCGCGAAGTCGGACATCGGCCCGAGCGACCTCGACGGGTACCACGTGCTGCCGTACTGCGACCGGATGGACCTCGCCTACGCGGCGAGCGACTTCGTGGTCTCGCGTGCCGGCGCGGGCATGGTCTGCGAGCTCACGGCGGTCGGGTTGCCGAGCGTCCTGGTGCCGTACCCTGTCGGCAACGGCGAGCAGCGGCACAACGCGAAGGACGTCGTCGGTGCCGGGGGAGCGGTCCTCGTCGCGGACGAGGAATTCGACCAGGACTGGGTGACGTTCCAACTCCTGAGCATCCTGCAGGACCGCGCGCGCATCGCCGACATGACGGTCCGCGCCGGCAGCGTCGGGCACCGCGACGGTGCCGACCGGATGACGGACCTCGTGCTCGACGCCGCGAAGAACAGCACAGCGAACAGCACGGGGAACAGCACCACGGAGGAACCATGA
- the lspA gene encoding signal peptidase II, whose protein sequence is MSRPASRAKVSVRAIAALAFAAVVVVALDQGVKALVVANLPYGTVVPVLGNALQFLYVRNPGAAFSFAVNMTWIFSIVSTAVVVAIVVFARRIRSMWWALVLGMLLGGALGNLLDRLFREPGFGRGHVVDFISTPWMMPAIYNIADSFICISMVIFVLLVILGVNLDGSRALSAKQQRAADAAAADRTGGVASFRGEDEAATDGRAAASVADEPRASRPADEPRDSRDALGHDAT, encoded by the coding sequence TTGTCGCGACCAGCATCACGAGCGAAGGTCAGTGTCCGCGCAATCGCGGCACTGGCCTTCGCCGCTGTCGTCGTGGTGGCGCTCGACCAGGGCGTGAAGGCGCTCGTCGTCGCCAACCTGCCGTACGGCACCGTCGTCCCCGTCCTCGGGAACGCACTGCAGTTCCTCTACGTCCGGAACCCGGGCGCCGCGTTCTCGTTCGCGGTCAACATGACGTGGATCTTCTCGATCGTCTCGACGGCAGTCGTCGTCGCGATCGTCGTGTTCGCCCGGCGCATCCGCTCGATGTGGTGGGCCCTCGTGCTGGGCATGCTCCTCGGCGGCGCGCTCGGCAACCTGCTCGACCGGCTCTTCCGTGAGCCCGGCTTCGGCCGCGGCCACGTCGTGGACTTCATCTCGACGCCGTGGATGATGCCGGCGATCTACAACATCGCCGACTCGTTCATCTGCATCAGCATGGTGATCTTCGTGCTGCTCGTCATCCTCGGCGTGAACCTCGACGGTTCCCGCGCCCTGTCCGCGAAGCAGCAGCGCGCTGCCGACGCGGCGGCTGCGGACCGCACCGGGGGCGTCGCGTCCTTCCGCGGCGAGGACGAGGCGGCGACCGACGGCCGGGCCGCGGCGTCCGTGGCGGACGAACCCCGCGCCTCCAGGCCCGCCGACGAACCGCGCGACTCGCGCGACGCGCTCGGACACGACGCGACGTGA
- a CDS encoding FtsQ-type POTRA domain-containing protein yields the protein MKRPEGFDDRPAKPDGSAEGAPAPRQRRAPSFPRRPSRASSPDSLEAQPDPATPDPVDETETSTTADASVGTARDRAGAFAGAAGRRLGAGLSTVAGRLREYTPDEDHHDPEAERREAARRETERQDAERLAALTDLHPGGDDEHATPIGAGVRAAETARDARVAKRRRRLLERAEVRRFTRRSRHRRAAWITAATIVLVFGVSILVAVFSPLMALQTIEVKGTNRVDEAQLRQALSEQIGTPLARLDFEEIKQDIAGFPLIESYVTEEAPPHTLVVTVTERTPVVAVRSGKSFDLVDPAGIVVQSSPTQPANMPVADIGSAQLGSPVFRTMTEVVLALPSTVRAQVTSVKASTADDVTLTLKDKSTVVWGNPDDSDAKAALLAALVKDHSARNPGVVVEYDVSAPDNGIIRATK from the coding sequence GTGAAGCGTCCCGAGGGGTTCGACGACCGGCCGGCGAAGCCGGACGGGTCCGCCGAGGGGGCCCCGGCGCCCCGGCAGCGCCGTGCCCCGTCGTTCCCGCGGCGACCGTCGCGTGCGTCGTCGCCGGACAGCCTGGAGGCACAGCCCGACCCCGCCACGCCGGACCCCGTCGACGAGACGGAGACCTCCACCACCGCGGACGCGTCCGTCGGGACCGCTCGCGACCGCGCGGGGGCCTTCGCCGGCGCCGCCGGCCGCCGGCTCGGCGCCGGGCTGTCGACCGTGGCCGGACGGCTGCGCGAGTACACGCCGGACGAGGACCACCACGACCCCGAGGCCGAGCGCCGTGAAGCCGCCCGCCGCGAGACCGAACGGCAGGACGCCGAACGGCTCGCCGCGCTGACCGACCTGCACCCCGGTGGCGACGACGAGCACGCCACGCCGATCGGAGCCGGTGTCCGCGCTGCCGAGACGGCCCGCGACGCCCGGGTGGCGAAGCGCCGCCGTCGACTGCTCGAGCGCGCCGAGGTGCGCCGCTTCACCCGTCGCAGCCGGCACCGCCGCGCGGCGTGGATCACCGCGGCGACCATCGTGCTGGTGTTCGGCGTCTCGATCCTCGTCGCGGTGTTCTCGCCGCTGATGGCGCTGCAGACGATCGAGGTCAAGGGCACGAACCGCGTCGACGAGGCCCAGCTCCGGCAGGCGCTCTCGGAGCAGATCGGCACGCCGTTGGCACGCCTCGACTTCGAGGAGATCAAGCAGGACATCGCCGGCTTCCCGCTCATCGAGAGCTACGTGACGGAAGAGGCGCCGCCGCACACCCTCGTCGTGACCGTGACCGAGCGGACCCCGGTGGTGGCGGTGCGGTCGGGCAAGTCGTTCGACCTCGTCGACCCGGCCGGCATCGTCGTTCAGTCGTCGCCGACGCAGCCCGCGAACATGCCGGTCGCCGACATCGGCAGCGCGCAGCTCGGGTCGCCGGTGTTCCGCACCATGACCGAGGTCGTGCTCGCGCTGCCGTCGACCGTGCGGGCGCAGGTGACGAGCGTGAAGGCGTCCACCGCGGACGACGTCACGCTCACCCTGAAGGACAAGTCCACGGTCGTGTGGGGGAACCCGGACGACTCGGACGCGAAGGCGGCGCTCCTGGCGGCCCTCGTGAAGGACCACTCGGCCCGGAACCCGGGCGTCGTCGTCGAGTACGACGTCAGCGCTCCCGACAACGGCATCATCCGCGCCACGAAGTGA
- the sepF gene encoding cell division protein SepF, translating into MANPLKKTMVYLGLADEELEYEDEQPQEPARQQSTRQQAAPAQAPAAAPVAQEAPAPAAAPVAPVAPEAKAHTHQRGAQVTPLRRSHATAQKAAPVQEMNEILTVHPREYKDAQSIAESFRDGIPVIINLSQMTESDARRMIDFASGLSLGLYGKIERVTNKVFLLSPAHVAVSGEAPEVESDIEASFFAQS; encoded by the coding sequence ATGGCCAACCCGCTGAAGAAGACGATGGTCTACCTCGGCCTCGCCGACGAGGAACTCGAGTACGAGGACGAGCAGCCGCAGGAACCTGCGCGCCAGCAGTCGACCCGTCAGCAGGCCGCACCGGCGCAGGCCCCCGCGGCCGCTCCGGTCGCGCAGGAGGCCCCAGCACCCGCCGCGGCCCCGGTGGCGCCCGTCGCTCCCGAGGCCAAGGCGCACACCCACCAGCGCGGCGCCCAGGTCACCCCGCTCCGTCGCTCGCACGCGACCGCACAGAAGGCAGCACCGGTCCAGGAAATGAACGAGATCCTCACCGTCCACCCGCGCGAGTACAAGGACGCCCAGTCCATCGCCGAGAGCTTCCGCGACGGCATCCCCGTCATCATCAACCTCTCGCAGATGACCGAGTCCGACGCGCGCCGCATGATCGACTTCGCCTCCGGCCTGTCGCTCGGCCTCTACGGCAAGATCGAGCGCGTCACGAACAAGGTCTTCCTCCTCTCGCCCGCCCACGTCGCAGTGAGTGGCGAGGCGCCTGAGGTAGAGTCCGACATCGAGGCGTCCTTCTTCGCCCAGTCCTGA